A genomic segment from Spinacia oleracea cultivar Varoflay chromosome 3, BTI_SOV_V1, whole genome shotgun sequence encodes:
- the LOC130469991 gene encoding secreted RxLR effector protein 161-like, with amino-acid sequence MSNVPYASAVGSIMYAMVCTRPDVAYALSMCSRYQSNPGEAHWMAAKNILKYLRRTKDNFLVYGGDNELVATGYTDASFQSDKDDFRSQSGFIFCLNGGAVSWKSSKQSTIADSTTEAEYIAASDAAKEAVWIKKFISELGVVPSIENGIELYCDNNGAISQSKEPRSHQKSKHVLRRFHLIREIVERGDVKVSKVHFDDKGHFNYAIQNVDH; translated from the coding sequence atgagtaatgtCCCTTATGCTtctgcagtagggtccattatgtatgccatggtatgcactcgaccggatgttgcatatgctttgagtatgtgcagcagataccagtcaaacccaggagaggcgcactggatggcagcaaaaaatatccttaagtacttaagaaggactaaggataATTTCTTGGTCTAcggtggagataatgagttggttgccactggatacaccgatgcaagcttccaaagtgacaaagatgatttccgatcacaatctggtttcatattttgtctcaatggaggggctgtgagctggaagagttctaagcagagtaccatcgcagattctacaacagaggctgagtatattgcagcaagtgatgcagcaaaagaagctgtttggatcaaaaagttcattagtgaacttggtgtagttcctagcattgaaaatggcattgagttgtattgtgacaacaatggtgccatttctcagtccaaggaacccagatcgcaccaaaaatccaaacatgtgctaaggagattccatcttattcgagagatcgttgaaagaggggatgtgaaagtaagcaaggttca